The Rhodospirillales bacterium genome includes a window with the following:
- a CDS encoding very short patch repair endonuclease, which yields MRKRNKQLLPLKLSDVVDNLSQRDRSRCMSKIRSKNMKPELVVRSMVHRLGYRYRLHRSDMVGKPDLVFPRRRAVILVNGCFWHWHPDPDCPISGLPKSNLSYWEPKFKRTRVRDRKNVATLEAEGWRVLTVWECELRQIDNVIARIRKLLDS from the coding sequence ATGAGGAAGCGGAACAAGCAGTTGCTTCCGCTAAAGCTAAGTGACGTGGTGGATAATCTAAGTCAGCGAGATCGTTCTCGGTGTATGTCCAAGATACGATCAAAAAACATGAAACCGGAATTGGTGGTGCGGTCAATGGTGCACCGCCTCGGGTATCGTTATCGATTACATCGTTCAGACATGGTTGGTAAGCCCGACTTAGTGTTCCCGCGCCGTCGCGCAGTTATTCTTGTCAATGGATGCTTTTGGCATTGGCATCCAGATCCGGATTGTCCGATATCGGGATTGCCGAAATCAAATTTATCTTACTGGGAGCCCAAATTTAAGCGCACTCGTGTTCGTGATCGCAAGAATGTGGCGACTTTAGAGGCTGAGGGTTGGAGAGTGCTGACCGTTTGGGAATGCGAATTACGGCAGATCGATAACGTCATCGCTAGAATTCGGAAATTACTTGACAGCTAG
- a CDS encoding DUF6339 family protein — MQLRYCTANTLETLRHTVPDRLDWYYAPHQPLSITSFGGLRESVVEAPRLADKLAVDNEKPAKTDAQNALATYKAMKALTPHQASIERMWVYLTHFDCPQYVSSRWLNRRPKEVDDAVREVKNHFFVAGNRGLIRDNGVSRLWWLGKIAFQIDPTAPDVFLKILLHRQDVRSALIERPSVSMNQNLLRGIYAVMRDHWNNGGTLFEREVFRNWMIALNRRGGVILLDALPEDALRQLLNEEAEQAVASAKAK, encoded by the coding sequence ATGCAGCTTCGGTATTGTACTGCGAACACTCTCGAAACTCTTAGACACACCGTTCCGGATCGTCTTGATTGGTACTATGCTCCACACCAGCCGCTTTCCATTACGTCATTTGGCGGCCTTCGGGAGTCTGTAGTTGAAGCGCCACGGCTCGCGGATAAGCTTGCTGTCGACAACGAAAAGCCGGCGAAAACTGACGCGCAAAATGCATTGGCGACTTACAAAGCGATGAAAGCATTGACACCTCATCAAGCGTCTATTGAACGCATGTGGGTATATTTGACGCATTTTGACTGCCCACAATATGTGTCCTCACGCTGGCTGAATCGTAGGCCAAAAGAAGTGGATGATGCTGTTCGCGAAGTTAAGAATCATTTTTTTGTAGCAGGCAACAGAGGGTTAATTCGCGACAACGGTGTTTCCCGATTATGGTGGCTTGGAAAGATCGCTTTTCAAATCGACCCGACTGCACCGGACGTTTTCCTGAAGATCTTGCTGCATAGGCAGGATGTCCGCTCCGCATTGATAGAGCGACCTTCGGTCTCCATGAATCAAAATCTACTGCGTGGAATTTATGCGGTAATGCGAGACCACTGGAATAATGGTGGAACGTTGTTTGAAAGGGAAGTGTTTCGAAACTGGATGATTGCGCTGAATCGTCGAGGTGGCGTTATATTGCTAGACGCATTGCCCGAGGACGCTCTCAGACAATTACTGAATGAGGAAGCGGAACAAGCAGTTGCTTCCGCTAAAGCTAAGTGA